Proteins encoded by one window of Salvia splendens isolate huo1 chromosome 7, SspV2, whole genome shotgun sequence:
- the LOC121741937 gene encoding membrane-anchored ubiquitin-fold protein 3-like, which translates to MAEGVEQLELKFRIFDGTDIGHGSYSSSITVATLKQRLLSEWPQDKSVVPKSVNDMKIIHAGKVLENGKTVAESRAHVGDHPGGVITMHVVVQPAVVKKKTDKNLSGKQKQGSCSCTFSCTIL; encoded by the exons ATGGCTGAGGGGGTCGAGCAACTTGAACTTAAGTTCAGAATCTTCGATGGGACAGATATAGGTCATGGTTCTTATTCGTCATCCATCACAGTTGCAACTCTTAAGCAAAGGCTTCTTTCCGAGTGGCCTCAAG ATAAATCAGTAGTCCCAAAGTCAGTAAATGATATGAAAATAATCCATGCTGGGAAGGTTTTGGAGAATGGCAAAACAGTTGCTGAATCTAGAGCGCACGTAGGCGACCATCCTGGTGGAGTTATTACAATGCATGTTGTTGTACAGCCAGCTGTTGTTAAGAAAAAGACAG ATAAGAATCTATCTGGGAAACAAAAACAGGGCTCGTGTTCCTGCACTTTTTCCTGCACTATCCTTTAG
- the LOC121742671 gene encoding auxin-binding protein T85-like, producing MMAFLWIPFFIALHFSTTVQGSSCAVNGFPIVRNISEIPLDNYGRQGLSHITIAGSALHGFKEIEVWLQTFAPGAHTPIHRHSCEEIFVALKGSGTLYLASNSHKNYPGSPQEFPIFKNSTFFVPVNDAHQVWNTDEHEDLQLLVVISRPPVKVFIYDDWNMPHTATRLKFPYYWDEACYQTSSTKDEL from the exons ATGATGGCTTTTCTTTGGATTCCTTTCTTCATCGCACTTCACTTCTCTACCACTGTCCAAGGTTCTTCCTGTGCAGTCAATG GATTTCCGATAGTCCGAAATATAAGTGAAATTCCTCTGGATAACTATGGTAGGCAGGGTTTATCTCACATCACCATTGCGGGTTCTGCATTGCACGGTTTTAAGGAG ATTGAGGTTTGGCTTCAGACATTTGCTCCGGGTGCTCATACACCGATTCATCGGCATTCATGTGAGGAAATCTTTGTTGCTCTGAAAGGGAGTGGCACACTCTATCTTGCCTCaaattcacacaaaaattaTCCAGGCAGTCCTCAGGAATTTCCGATTTTCAAGAATAGTACATTTTTTGTCCCTGTGAATGATGCTCATCAG GTGTGGAACACAGATGAACACGAGGATTTGCAACTTCTGGTTGTTATATCTAGACCGCCGGTTAAAGT GTTCATATACGATGATTGGAATATGCCACACACAGCTACGAGGTTAAAGTTCCCCTACTACTGGGATGAAGCTTGTTATCAAACATCTTCAACAAAAGATGAGCTTTGA